The Arthrobacter oryzae DNA window CGTGGGGTGGATTTCGAACTGGTTCACGGCCGGGACCACGTCCGCCGCGGGGAGGAGCGTCTCAAGGTGTTCCGCGAGGAAGTTGGACACGCCGATGGCACGGATCTGGCTGTTGGCGTAGAGCTTCTCCATCGCTTTCCAGGCTTCGGTGAAGAGGCCCTGGGACGGGACCGGCCAATGGATCAGGTAAAGGTCCACGAACTCGACGCCTAGTGCCTTGCGGCTGTTCTGGAAGGCCTCGTGGGCGTTGCCCTGTTCGCCGTTGCGAAGCTTGGTGGTGATGAAGATGTCCTCGCGCGGAATGCCGGAGGCGGCGATGGCGGCCCCCACGCCAGCTTCGTTGCGGTAGGCGGCGGCGGTGTCGATGTGGCGGTAACCGGCTTCGAGCGCGTCTTCGACAATGCGCTGCGTTTCTTCCGGCGGCACCTGGAAGACGCCGAAGCCGAGCTGTGGGATCTGGACTCCGTTGTTGAGGGTTAGCTGCGGGATGGTGACTTGGTTCATCTGTGACATCGTCAGTACTTCCGGTCGTAGGGCTCGGTGGGGCAGGCGCGTGCGGGAGGCGCCGCGGTGATGGCGGGAAACCGCTTTCGGGCACCTTATGCATCGAGCCTATGCACTGTGCCGGTCCCTGTCAGCAGGGATGCCTGTTCCTGTTTTTCCTAGGACCGGCAGTCCTACGTTCGTTGTAGAACGGGGGGCCGGGGCCATGCACAATGGAAGGCATGGGTCAGAGCGCCGAGTTTGGAAAATTCCTGAAGGCCATGAGGTCACGGTTGAAGCCGGAGGATGCCGGGCTGCCCGGAACCTCCGGTGCCCGGCGGGTACCCGGGCTGCGCCGCGAGGAAATAGCCCGGCTGGCGGACGTGAGCACGGACTACTACACGCGCCTTGAGCAGGGCCGGAACATTCACCCGTCCAGGGCGGTCCTTGATTCCGTGGCCCGGGCCTTGCGCCTGGATTCCAGCGAGCAGGCGCACATGATGGACCTGCTGGAAAACTGCGCGGAATCCCAGCGGCCGCCGCTTCAGGCGCAGGGCGTCCGCCCGGCGCTGCGCCAGCTCCTCGGCGCCGTGGGCGATGTTCCCGCGCTGGTCCTGGGCCGCCGGAGCGATGTCCTGGCAGGGAACCGGCTGGCTTTCCTGCTGTTTGCCGATTTCCCGGCCATGCCGGCAGGGGAGCGGAACCTGACCCGCTGGCTCATGCTTGAACCGTTTGCCCGTGAGCTGTTCCGCGACTGGAAAGCCGTGGCCGCGGAGGCCGTGGGCGCCCTCCGCGTGGACGTCGGCAGGCACCCCAACGATGCTCAGGCCAATCAACTCGTGGGCGAACTGGCGGTACATAGCGAACATTTCCGGCAATGGTGGGCCGGGCATCGTGTGGCGGCGCCCTCCGCGGGCATCCTCAGGCTCCGCCATCCGGTGGTGGGCGACCTGGAACTGAACTTTGAGAACCTGGTGCTGCCCGACGACCCGGATCAGGTCCTCCGCGTGTTTTCCGCAAAGCCGGGATCGCCCTCGGCGGATTCATTGACCCTGCTGGGCAGCTTCGGAGCCGGGGAGACCCTCGGAACGCCGGATACCGCGCCTTCCATTGTGACTGGCGGTGAACCGCAGACTCCTGCCAAATAGGGCCAGGACGCATCCTCCGATAGCATTTAAGATACCTATGCGATGGGGGAGCTATGGGCGTGCGTTCTTGGGTGGAACGAAAGAAACGTGTTCTGGCCTCGGCGACGACGTTTTCAACTTTGGCCGCGGTGGCGGCTGCCGCAATCATCTATCCGGGGTTTACGGTCACCCAGGTTGACTTGAACGACGGCGGGGTCTGGGTCACCAACGCCAGCAAGAACCTCGTAGGCCACCTCAACTACCAGTCCAAGCTCCTCGACGGCGGGCTGCTTGCCGCCAGCCCGGACTTCGACGTGCTGCAGAACGCAGGCACTGTGTTCCTCTCGGACCGGAGCAAGTCCTCGCTCAGTCCGGTGAGCGTCGCCGACGTTGCACTCGGCCAGCCACAAACACTCCCCGCACCCGTGGACGTGAGCTTTGGCAAGAAAGCGATAGCGCTGGCCAGTCGGGACAAGGGGACCTTATGGCTCACAACCAGTGACGCACTTGGCTCCTTCGACGCCACCTCCGCTGAGCCGGTGCTGATGGACGCACAGGGCCTGGTGGCCACGGTGGGCGCCGATGACGTGGTGTACGCCGCCAACCCTGCCAAGGGCGAGATCGTTTCGATCAAGCTGGACGAAGGCGGTGCCATCGCTTCCCGGGACACTGAGCCGCACGAAACCCTCCGCACCATCGAAAACGCCCAGATCGCCGCCGTGGGGAACAAACCCGTAGTGCTGGATCCGGCCACCGGCTCCCTCTACCTGCCCGGCGGCAAGAAAGTGCAGGTGGCCGACCCCGCCGGGGCCAAGCTCCAGCAGAGCGGCCCCGGTGCGTCCTTCGTGGCGGTGGCCACCTCAAAGGCCCTGATCAAACAACCGCTGGACGGCTCCGCAGCCACCACAACCGACCTTGGCGCTGCCGGATTGCCGGCAGCCCCGGTTCGCCTGGGCTCCTGCCTTTACGCGGCCTGGGCAGGCTCCGGCAAATACCTGCGGGACTGCGACGACGCCAAGGACAACGACCGTCAGGACATCCCCTCCACCGGCTCCCGCGCGGATTTCGTCTTCCGGGTGAATCGCAACGTGGTGGTGCTCAACGACGTCTATTCCGGTGATGTGTGGCTGGTGACAGAGAACATGCGCCTGGTGTCCAACTGGGACGATGTCATTCCGCCGCCGGACAAGTCGGATGACCAGGACGAGGACGCAGCGGACAACAACCCGGTGAACACCCTGCCGGACCGCACCAAGGAAAACCGGCTCCCCACGGCCGTGGAGGACCAGTTCGGCGTCCGCCCCGGCCGCACCACGCTGCTGCCGCTGTTAGACAACGATTCCGACCCCGACGGCGACGTCCTCACCGCACGACTGCAAGGCGAGGCGCCCGCCGTCGGAACCCTGCAGAACGTCTACAACGGCACCGGCATGCAGGTGACCGTCCCCGCCGACGCCAGCGGCACGGCGTCGTTCCAGTACCAGGCCAACGACGGACGCGGAGGAACCGCAACAGCAAGGGTCGCCCTGACTGTCAGGGACCGGGCCATTAATGAGGGCCCCACCCAGAAGCGGGTACCCACCATATTGCTGGAACAGGGCAAGAGCATCAGCCAGAACGTGCTCACTGACTGGATTGACCCCGACGGCGACGACCTCCTCCTGGTAGCGGCCAGCACGTCCAGTGACGGAGACCAGGTCCGGACCCGGCCGGACGGCCAGCTCACCTTCCAGGACGTTGGCACCAGCCTGGGCCGGAAGGAAGTCCTCCTGGTGGTGTCCGACGGCCAGACGCAGACAGAAGGCAAACTGATAGTTGATGTCCGTGTCGCGGACAGCCTTCCGCCCAAGGCAAATGCCGACCATGCGGCCGGCATCGCCGGGCAGGACCTGGTGGTGTCGCCGCTTGCCAACGATGTTGACCCCGCCGGCGGCAGGCTGCGCCTCACCCGGGTGGACATGCCGCCGGATCTTACTGTCACCCCGGACTATCAGTCCGGGACATTCGTCTTCCGCGCGGCCAACCCGGGCACCTACTACCTCACGTACCTGGTCACCAATGGTCCCGCCAGTTCAGCCGGGCTGGTCCGCATTGAGATCAGCCCCGCCGGCGCAGGCGCCGGACCTCCGGTGGCGGTGGCTGACCTTGCCTTGCTGCCGGCAGGCGGCGAGGTCCTTATCGATGTCCTGGCGAACGACTCGGATCCCGCCGGCGGCGTCCTGGTGGTCCAGTCCGTCAGCCCGCCGAAGAACACCGCGGCCAGCGTGGCTGTCCTGGACCACCACATTCTGCGCATCACCGACGTCCGGGGCCTCTCCACCCCCACCAGCTTCACGTACACAGCTTCCAATGGGGCCGCCAGTGCCACCGGAGAAGTGACCGTCATCCCTGTCCCGGCCCCCAGCAAGCTGCAGCCCCCGGAGGCCACTGCGGATGAGGTCACAGTGCGGGCCAACGACGTGGCCACCATCAGCGTCCTGGCCAACGACAGCCACCCCAACGGCTCAAAGCTGAAACTTAACCCCGTCCTGATCCAGGGCGTGGATCCCGAGCAGGGACTCCTGGCAGTCTCCGGAGACGTGCTGCGCTTCAAGGCGGGTCCCACGGCGACGACGGCCCACGCCATCTATGCCGTAACCGGGCCGGACGGGCAAGAGGACTCAGCCCAGATCACCATCCATATCCGCGGCGGCGGCGCCGAGCAGAACTCGCGCCCCCAGCCGCAGAAGGTCACGGCGCGCGTCATTGCAGGCAAGACCTCCCGCATCAGCATTCCGCTGGAAGGAATCGATCCGGACGGCGATTCCGTGACCCTGATCGGGCTGGAACGTGCCCCGGCGAAGGGCACGGCCGCCGTGGGCGCCAGCTGGATCGAGTACACCGCTTCCCAGAACGCCTCCGGCCAGGACATCTTCTCCTACGTGGTGGAGGACCGTTTCGGCGCACGCTCAACGGCCTCGGTGGTGGTGGGCATCGCCCCCGCACCCGGAACGAACCAGAACCCCGTGGCAGCCGAGGACACCGTTACCGTGCTTCCCGGACGCCATATCGCCGCGGATGTGCTGGCCAACGACGCCGACCCCGACGGCGACCCCGTGGTCCTCGCCGGAGATCGCCTGGACGCTGCGCCGGAACTGGCCGCCGAAGTCAAGGACGGCCGGGTCCGGCTGACCGCCCCGGCCGCCACCGGAACAGTGATCGTCCACTATGGCATCACTGACGGGCGGGGAGGCACCGCCGTCGGGACCCTCAAGGTGGAGGTCCGCACCGATGCACCGCAATTGCCTCCCGTGGCCCGCGACGATCGCGTGACCTTTGCCGAGACCCTCGGCAAGACCGCAGTGGACGTGCCCGTTCTCAGGAACGATGAGGACGCTGATGGCGTGGCCGGCGACCTGGCCATCAGTTTCCCCCAGCCCGTGCCCACGGCACGGGTGTCCGGTGCCGGAACCGTGTCCGTGACGCTTAGCGATGAATCCCAGATCATCCCGTACACCGTCACCGACGTGGACAAGCTGTCCTCCACTGCCTTCATCATGCTCCCCGGGCTGAAGGAGCAACGCCCTGCCCTGAAGAGCAGCATCCCCCTGGAAGTTGTCAGCGGGCAGCAGCTCACTATGGACTTGCGGCAACTTGTGGTGGTCCGTTCGGGCAAGACTCCCCGGATCACCCAGGACGCCAAAGTCCAAGCCGTGGCCTCCAACGGTGCACCGCTGGTCAAGGACCAAACAACACTCGTGTTCACTTCCGCGGACGACTATTCCGGGCCGGCCGCCGTGACCTTCGAAGTGACCGACGGCGCCACTGTCGATGATCCCGACGGCAGGACGGCAGTGCTGACCATCGGCATCAGGGTCCTGCCGGATCCGGCCCGCAACCACGAACCGGTCTTCGCCGGCGGCAGCCTGGAAACTGCAGCCGGCGAGGAGGCGCTACTGGACCTCCGCGAGGTGGCGAGCGACGTGGACGAGGCGGACAAGGACAGGCTGGCCTTCGCGCTTGCCGGCCCCGCTCCCGCCGGCGTCAAGGTTTCCCTTGACGGAAGCACACTGAAGGCAACGGCCGATGGCGCTCCCAAGGGGTCCAGCCTGTCCGTGGCAGTCAGTGTGACCGACGGCCGCAGCGCCCCGGTCAGTGGCACCGTCAACGTCCTGGTGGTGGCGTCCAAGCGGCCGCTGGCCGGTGTGAATGACGACGTGGTCCCCAATGCGCGTGCCGGCCAGGCTGAGCGCGCGAACGTCCTGGCTAACGACAGCAATCCTTTCCCGGAGTCACCCCTGAAGATCCTGAGTGCCACTGTGGAAACAGGCACCGGCACGGCGGCCATCGATGGCGATGCTGTGACGGTGACCCCGGCGGACAATTTCGTGGGGACATTGGTGGTCCGGTACAGGGTCCAGGACAAGACCCAGGACGCCGAACGGGAAGTGGACGGCCGCGTCCGGCTCACCGTCAAGGACAAGCCGGACGCTCCGTCCACGCCCACCGTGAGTGAGGTGCGGGACCGGACCGTGGTCCTGAACTGGTCCCCGCCGGCCAATAACGGTTCACCCATTACGGGATACAAAGTGTCAGGCAGCGGCGGCTTCTCCCAGCAGTGCCCGGCCACCACCTGCACGCTCAGCGGGCTAACCAACAACGTTGAGTACACCTTCACGGTGATAGCCACCAACAATGTGGGAGATTCCCCGGCGTCGCCCGCCTCCGCACCCGCCCGCCCGGATGCCAAACCCGACGCTCCAGGCGCCCCCACGCTGGTGTTCGGCGACAGAGAACTCACGGTCAACTGGGTGGCCCCGAACAGCCCCGGCTCACCGGTCGAAAACTACACGCTGGAGATTTCACCTGCCCCGCCGGGAGGGAACGTCCGGTCCGGCAATATCGCCGGCACATCGTACAAATGGACAGGACTCCAGAACGGCACCCCCTACCAAGTCCGCGTTCAGGCTTCCAACCAGGCGCCGGAACCGTCAAACTGGAGCGCGTACTCGGCCAGCGAGATCCCTGCCGGCTTGCCGGGTGCGCCTGGCAAACCCGGCACCATGAGGTCGACCTCGGGCGGTTCGGAGTCCATCATGACCGTCAGCTGGGCACCGGCACCCCAGAACGGTGCCCCCATCGACACGTACACGGTGACGGCGCTCCAGGGTAGTGCCCCCGTCAGCAGCAGCACTGTCTCCGGGGGCCAGCTAAGCGTGGCTATGACGGTGGGCAATTCCGCTACGGACTACACCTTCACCGTGGCGGCCAAGAACAAGGCCGGCAGCTCTGCGGCCAGCCCGCCGTCGGATCCGAAGCGGGCCTTTGGCACCCCGGGAGCTGTGCCGGCAGTGCGGGCCGAGCCGCTGGACAATGCGGTGCAGCTGGCCTTCGAGCCAGCCGCCGGCAACGGGGCCACCCCCACCTACCAGTACCAGGTCAACGGCGGCGGCTTCCAGGCCCTGGCCGGGGACAAGGTGGTGCGAAGCGGCGTGCCGAACAACGGCAACTACACCATCGGAGTCCGCGCGGTGAACAGCCTGGACGGCACCACATTCGAGGGCCCAGTGACGAACTCCAACCCGGTGGCACCGTACGGCAAGCCGTTTGCCGCAAGTGTCAGTCCCGTCACCGTCACTACGGCAGTCCGGTTCGACGTCGGTGCCGTCGCCAACAACGGCCGTACCGTCGTCAGGCTTGAATATCAGGCGTCGGACGGGCAATCGGGAAATCTGGGCGCCGGCGGAGGCTCCGTCACGGCGGGCAACGGCTACGACCAGTCGGTGTCCATAACGGTGACTACCATCGATGATCTGGGGCAGCGGACTTCAACCAGTGCCACAGGCCAGACTGCCCCCGCGAAGTACATGATCGTGCAGAATGGCTCCAAGAGTCCGGGGACGTGCATGTGGCCCAGCAACAGCACCACGGCCTCTGATACGCCCGCCAACTGCGCGGCGGGCGGCGGCCAGTTCGTCGCCGAGGGCACCAGGGTGCAGCTCCAATGCGTGACGAACGGTGCGCCATACAAGATCTACGATGGCACCACCGGCCAGGACACCGGCACAACCAGCTCGATCTGGTACAAGGCCATTAACAATCTGTGGATCCGTCCCAGCGACGGCCCGGTGGATTCGGGAGTTCCCCAATGCTGACGGCCGCGGGCCTTGGCCGTAGGCTTCTTGCCGCCCGGCGAGCGGTCCTGGAACTGGTCACTGTCCTTGGCTGGCAGGTGCTTGCCGGAGGCCTGGGGTTCGGGATCGTCGGTGCCATCCTGGGCTGGGAAGAAACCATCACCGCCGCCGCCGGAGTGCTGGCCTTGATTCTGATAGCAGCTGCCTTCGTGGCGGGTCGCACCTCCTACGGCGTGGTCATGGACCTGGCCAGAACGCGCCTGGAGGTGGGGGAGATGGCGGTGGGCAGCATCACCGTGTCCAACACGTCGGCACGTCCGCTGCTCCCTGCCGCCATCGAACTGCCGGTGGGCGCAGGGACGGCGTCATTCGCCGTTCCGCGGCTCGGGATCGAGGATATCCATGAGGACCTTTTCACTATCCCCACAGCCGTACGCTCGGTGATCACCGTGGGGCCGGTCCGGTCCGTCCGCGCCGATCCGCTGCGATTGCTGAACCGCCAGGTCACGCTCACCGACGCCGTTGAGCTTTTTGTCCACCCCCGCACGGTGTCCCTGGCCGGCTCGGCGGAGGGGCTCATCCGGGACCTGGAAGGCCTGCCCACCACCAACCTGTCCAGCGCCGATGTTTCTTTCCATGCCCTGCGGGACTATGTTCCTGGCGACGACCGCCGCCATATCCACTGGAAGACCACCGCCCGGACAGGGAAGCTCATGGTTCGTCAGTTCGAAGAGACCCGGCGCTCCCACCTGGCCATGGCCCTCTCGACCAACCTCGATGAATATTCCTCCGCCGAAGACCTCGAGCTGGCCATTTCTGCCGCCGCCTCCATCGGCAAGCAGGCGATCCGCGAGCAGCGCGAGGTAAGCGTCCTGACGCAGGACGGAAGACTCCGTACCGACACTGCCCGCGTCCTGCTGGACGGCATGACCCGCCTGGCGGGTGCAACGTCACGGGTGTCAGCCGCAGATGTTGCCCGGCTTACCGGCGATGCCGTCCCCAATGCCTCCGTCATGTTCCTGTTGGTGGGCACGGCGGTGACCCCGGGGCAGCTGAGGATCGCGGCGGCATCTGCACCTCCAGGCGTGCGATGCTTCGCGATCAGGTGCCAGGCGGGTGCCGCACTTGACCGCCGCGCCATCGGCGACCTGACCGTCCTGACGCTGGGGAAGCTCACAGAGCTTCCCCGCCTGCTGGTGAAGGCTGTGGCGTGAGCCGGGGCGCCGAACCGGGGCGGCCCGCAGGCCGGCTTCCCTCCGCTGTCACCGCTTCATGGCCGGCTACCCTCGGACCGGATGCCGCCGCCCTCGGGACGCTGCTCGCCACCGGCGTGCTCGGTTTCTTCTCCAGTTTCGCCGGCGACTGGCGCTTCCTGCTAGCCGGTTCCGGCGGTATTGCCCTGGGCCTGGTCCTCGCCCTGCTTGCGGCGCGGCTGCGGCTCGGTGTACTGCTCACCCTGACGCTGGCTGTCCTGGCCTACCTGGTGTTCGGGAGTGGCCTCGCCGCCCCGGGGCAGGCCATCGCCGGGGTGGTGCCCTCACCCGAATCCCTGCGGACCATCATCGCCGGTGTGGTCCTCAGCTGGAAGCAGCTGTTGACCAGCGCTGCCCCTGTGGGAGCAGGTGGCGGCTTATTGGTGGTCCCGTTCCTGGCCGCCTACGTGGCGGCCTTCCTGGCCGGAACCTTGGCCTGGCGGCTGCGCAGTCCTGCGTGGTCCGTGCTCCCCGCCGCGGGCCTGCTTCTCCTCGCAACGGCCATGGGCACCCACGAAACATCCCTGGCCGGTGTACGCGGCATGGTATTCGTGGCCGTCTCAGTGGCCTGGCTGGCATACCGCCGCCGTACAGCGGCAGCACCGGACGCCGTTGTCCACGGCCACGCCGCACCTGCTCCGACTACCACCGCGGCACGGCTGCGCCGGACCGTCCTTACGGCAGGCGTTCTGGGTTTGGCCGGGGCTATGGCGCTGGCCGCGGCGCCGGCGCTCACCGCCTCAGCCACCCGCCAGATCCTGCGCGACGTGGTGGTCCCGCCGCTGGATCTGCGCGATTATTCCAGCCCGCTTGCGAGCTTCCGGGATTACGTCAAGAACCAGAAGGACAGCAAGCTGCTGGCCGTGACCGGTCTTCCCGAGGGTGCGCGGATCCGTCTTGCCAGCCTCGACTCCTACGACGGCGTGGTGTTCGATGTCTACGGGAGCGGTTCCAGCAACTTCTCGCCCATCAGCAATGAGTCCGCCGTCGGGGTAGCTGGGACCCGGGGCGTCCAAAGGACAGCCGGGCAGGCAGCACGCGCGGAGGTTCAAGTCACTGTGGACGCGTACAAGGGCGTATGGGTGCCTTCCAGCGGGACCCTGCTAAGCGTCGACTTCGGCGGGGCCAGGTCCACCCAGCTGGACGGCTCACTGTTCTTCAGCCCCGCCACGGATACCGCAATCGCTACAGCCAGGCTCCAGGCCGGGGACACCTACACCATGGGAGTTGCCTACCCGGCGCTACCCAAGGAGTCCGACTTGGAGCAGGCAGACTTTGCCGCGGTGTCCCTGCCCCCGGTTGAAAGCGTGCCGCAGATTGTGGCGGCTAAGGCCACCGAAATTGTGGGCGATTCGTCACGGCCCGTCGAACGGGTCCGCAAACTGGAGGCGGCACTTTCCAAGCAGGGTGCATTCAGCCACGGACTGGACGGTGAGGCCCGGAGCCTGTCCGGGCACGGGGCGCAGCGCATCTCTGCCATGCTCAGTGCCAAGCAGATGGTGGGAGACGATGAGCAGTATGCGGTGGCCATGGCCCTGATGGCCCGTGAATTGGGCATTCCCGCGCGCGTAGTGATGGGCTTCTACCCCGACCCGAAGAACCCGCCGAAGTCCGGCACAGTGGACATCACCGGCGATGACGTCCATGCCTGGGTTGAGGTGGCATTCGAGGGCGTCGGCTGGGTGCCCTTCAACCCGACGCCCTCTGAAGACAATGTTCCGATCCCGCCGGACCCGCAGCCCAAGTCCAAGCCCCAGCCCCAGGTCCTGCAGCCGCCCCCGCCGCCGCAGGCTCCGGTGGAACTGCCGCCGGATTCCGCCCCTGAAGCGCAGGACGCTGAACAGAACCAGCCGGGCTTCTGGGCCTTCCTCGGGCCGATCCTCATGGCGATCGGCCTGGGTCTGATCCCTGTGGCCGTCCTGCTCCTTCCGCTGGCGCTCATTGCCTGGCTGAAGCTGCGGCGCCGGAAACGCCGGGCGTGCGAAGGGACTGCCGCCGACCGCATCGGCGGCGGCTGGAGCGAGGTCATGAATACAGCGACAGACCTCGGCGTCCGGGTTCCTCCCGGCGCAACCCGACGGGAAAACGCGGCCAGTCTCGGCGAATTTTTTCCCGACAGCGGCTCCGCCACCCTGCTTCTGGCCCACCGCGCCGATGTAGCCATCTTCGCCGCGGGGGATCCCAGCGACGATGACATCCGCACGTATTGGGCAGACGTGGACTCCTCCCTGAAACAGATGACAGGCTCCGTAGGGTTCTGGCGGCGTCAGCGTGCCAAATACTCCCTGCGGTCCCTTGCGGAGGGCGGACTCGGCTTGCAGCTGCGGACGCTGGCGGACTCTCTCCGGAACCGGGCGGGGGGCACCCGCGGGAAAGCTGCGGAACCACCGGAGGATTCTCGGGCCGGAAGCGAGGCCAGAGGTGGCTGACGCAACATTGATTCTGGAGGAACCGACTTGAGCACACGACGCGGACCCGCGGTGCCCCCGGCCATCGAGGGCTACCAGTATGTGCAGCACCTCGGCTCCGGCGGCTTCGCCGACGTTTACCTTTACGAACAGGACAGGCCGCGGCGCAAGGTCGCGGTCAAGGTTCTGCTCGCGGACCTGAAGACCGAAGGGGCGCGGCGCAGGTTCGAGTCCGAGGCCAACTTGATGGCACAGCTGTCCACGCACCCGTTCATCGTGACGATCTACGAGGCGAACGTCACGGCGTCAGGACACTCCTACCTGGCCATGGAGTACTGCTCCAAGCCCAACCTGAACGTCCGCCTGCGGCGGCAGCGCTTCAGCGTGGATGATGCCCTCGCTGTGGGCATCCAGGTGGCATCCGCTGTGGAGACCGCCCACCGGGCCGGGATCGCCCACCGGGACATTAAGCCGGCCAACATCCTGGTGACGGACTATAACCGGCCCGCCTTGACCGACTTCGGTATCTCCGGCACCACCGATTCAGCGGCGGACGACGACGGCGGAATGTCCATTCCGTGGTCCCCGCCCGAATCCTTCCAGCGCTTAGACGCCGACGGTGTGATGGTGGACGTGTGGGCGCTGGGCGCAACGGTGTACACCCTGCTGGCCGGCCATTCCCCGTTCGCCGCCCCGGGAGGCAACAACTCGCCCCGCGAACTGATGTCCCGGATTGCGTCGGCTCCCTTGCCGGCACTGGACAGGATCGATGTGCCGAAATCCCTGCAGCAGGTCCTGGCTGCCGCAATGGCCAAGCAGTCCGCGTCAAGGTACCCGTCCGCCCACTCGTTTGCCTTGGCCCTGCAACGGGTCCAGGCGGAGCTCAGCCTGGCTGTGACACGGTTTGAAGTACTCGACGACGGCCCGGATGCCGAGCATTCCGGCGGGGACTCCACCGAAGACGCAACCCGCATTCGCAGTGTTGTTTCGATCGATCCGCGTGCCGGCGGGGACACTACCGTTGCCCGGAGGTCCGGTGGGACCGCCGCTGCGGCGTTTTTCCCTCCACCGCCGAGTCCGGCTGTTCCCGCTAGCCGTCCGGCAGCGGCGGCCGGGACCGGGGGTGATGACCGTCCGGCGCCGTTCACGCCGTTGCCGGTAGAGGACACACAACTTCGGCCTGCTGAACCGGTTCCACTGCCCGACGGCGGCGAGGGCCCTCAACCCCGGCGCCACCCCAAGTGGCTGCTGGTCGCGGCCGGGGGAGTGCTGGCCGTTGCCGCCGTGATCGGTCTGGTGTCGGTCAACGGAGGCGCCACTACACCCGCCGCACCGGAGACCAGCCCCGGCCTTGACGGACCACTGGACGCGGTGGCGCCGGGCAGCGTGGTTCCCGCACCGGCCAGGCTGTCCGGAACGAAGGAAGGCGAAAGCGTGACCTTCACTTGGGAAAACCCCGCCCCCGCGGCAGGGGACACGTACATGTGGCGTGCCGTGTCGGTGATGCACTCGGGCGAGTACACAAGTTCCAGCGAGGCCCGGGCGGTCATTGTTTCCAGCCCGGACGGGCAGACCTGCCTCGAAGTGGTGATTCGCCGGAGCAACGGCCAAGCAACTCCCGAACCTGCAAAAGCCTGTGTTCCCTGAGCGAGGAGTCCGCCTGGTCCGTGAGTTGCAATAGCGGCCGCGGCTGTGCAGCTGCCACATGAACAGGCCTGATTCTGGGCAAACGCCCATTGGGGGAGCGGTGCTGGTTTCCTAGCCTTGGGGGTAGACCTTTTCACTACCAAGGATGGGATTCAACGATGAAGCGCATCGCACTGCTCCGCGAACGGGTGGCCACCGCCGGCGCCACAGGAACCCACTGCCCGGCTTCCGGACTGTGGGCTCCCGTGGACGCACCGCATGACGGTCAAACCATATTTGAGGGCCACATTTTCCCGGCGTACAACGGCGCGCCCACCCTCTGGCGCCGCAACACGTCGGGCGACACCGCCCGCTAAAACTCCGGGCTTTAGCGCTCCAGCCGGAACCCCAGTTTGATGGTCACCTGCCAGTCGGCCACCTGCCCGTTTTCCAGGTGGCCGCGGATTTCCTTGACCTCGAACCAGTCCAGGTTGCGGAGGGTCTTCGCGGCCTCGGCGATACCGTTGCGGACGGCAGCGTCCACGCCTTCGTTTGAAGTTCCGACAATTTCAGAAATGCTGTAGGTGTGATTCGACAACTTCGCTCCTCATAATCTCCATTGACACCCGGAACTGCGGGCCGTCCCTGCAGAGTAGCGGACCCGGGGCGGCGCGACTAGGGTTTTACGGCGGTCATTGGGCCTGTGGGGAACGGACCTCCGCCTTTCGAACCGGCGGCTAACGGCCCGTGCGCCAGGCCGGGCCCGAACACCGGGCCCGGTTCCGGTCGTTTGGCTTTGAGGCCCAGATTCGCGGGGCGTTGCCGGACCTGGCGAACCACCCAGGGGAACAGGTAGTCCTTGGCCCACACCAGATCGCTGCTTCTGGCCTGCCGCCAGCTGCTGGTCGGCAGGA harbors:
- a CDS encoding aldo/keto reductase translates to MSQMNQVTIPQLTLNNGVQIPQLGFGVFQVPPEETQRIVEDALEAGYRHIDTAAAYRNEAGVGAAIAASGIPREDIFITTKLRNGEQGNAHEAFQNSRKALGVEFVDLYLIHWPVPSQGLFTEAWKAMEKLYANSQIRAIGVSNFLAEHLETLLPAADVVPAVNQFEIHPTFQQEELAATCRELGIAVEAYSPLGQGADLNAAAVKDLAGQYGATPAQIVLAWHLAQGTIVIPKSADSARMRENLGAVAVELSPAELSEITALESGARAGADPAVAAFSQL
- a CDS encoding helix-turn-helix transcriptional regulator, with amino-acid sequence MGQSAEFGKFLKAMRSRLKPEDAGLPGTSGARRVPGLRREEIARLADVSTDYYTRLEQGRNIHPSRAVLDSVARALRLDSSEQAHMMDLLENCAESQRPPLQAQGVRPALRQLLGAVGDVPALVLGRRSDVLAGNRLAFLLFADFPAMPAGERNLTRWLMLEPFARELFRDWKAVAAEAVGALRVDVGRHPNDAQANQLVGELAVHSEHFRQWWAGHRVAAPSAGILRLRHPVVGDLELNFENLVLPDDPDQVLRVFSAKPGSPSADSLTLLGSFGAGETLGTPDTAPSIVTGGEPQTPAK